The segment TTGGCCGCGTGCATATGCGTGCGCCGCTGCGGTCTGCTTCTGACACTTGCAGAGCAGAGGCGTTCGAGCCGTCGGGGGGCaacgcgagagagagagaagcaCGAGGAGAGAAGTACCCTTTTTCCCTTTCCATTTCCCGGCTCGTTGTTGCCGGAGGAGGAAAGAGAGAGGGCCAGAGGGTGAGGGAGAGCCGGAGAGGAAATCTTCCACTGACTTCTCCCGTGTCGTGTTGCCTGCGTCCGCCGCTGCCTCGCTGCGACGCGTcggcctctcctctcctctcctctcctcaccCCGCGCGGGAGGGAGCGGGCGGGGTGGTTGCGGTTGCGGTTGCGGTTGCGGTGGTGGTTGAGGTTTAGTAGAGGGACCCGGGGCCGGCCTCGGCCAGCGGTTGGGGCCGAgtcgaggcgaggcgaggcgaggcgagggaGGGTGAGGCCGTGGGGAGGGGATGGGGAACCAGGTCggggggcggcggcggaggcggccggCGGTGGACGAGCGCTACACGCAGCCGCAGGGGCTGTACCCGCACCCGGACATCGACCTCAGGAAGCTCCGCCGCCTCATCCTCGAGGCCAAGCTCGCGCCCTGCCACCCGGGCGCCGACGACGCGCGCGCCGACCTCGACGAGTGCCCCATCTGCTTCCTGGTAAACCAAACCATCCCTCCTCCGCccgtctgtttttttttttcgtcGTGGATGCGCGGAGCGACTATTTTTCTCGTTTGGTGCTGTGTCTGTGCGTGTTTTATCTGCTACTGATTGATGATGATAACTTGCTGCTGCTTGCAGTTCTACCCCAGCCTCAACCGCTCCAAGTGCTGCGCCAAGGGGATTTGCACGGGTGAGTACTTGAACAGTCTGTTTGTGCTCTTGCCGCCGTCGTCGGCTTTGATTTCTGTTTTTGACCCGTCAATTGTGCTCCTGCGCGCGCAGAGTGCTTCCTCCAGATGAAGTCGCCCACCTCGTGCAGGCCGACGCAGTATCCTGACCAAATTCACTTCAATTCTAATCCAGTCCAGTCTGATGCTCTTGTTGAGTGTGTGTGTTTCTTATTTGGGGTTCTCTGGTGTTACTAAATTGTGCCGGTTATTGCTCACTTCATCAGTTGCAACTGCAAAACCCCCTTAACTTACCTTGTAACAAGGTGTCCGTATTGCAAGACGCTGAATTATGCAGTGGAGTACCGTGGTGTGAAGACCAAGGAGGAGAAGGGCATAGAGCAGCTTGTGAGTGCCCATACAAACCGTGTTCTGTTTCTGAGTTGGCTGCTTTGGTTTATTTGATCGCCAACTGGTTGGAATtgggaaaatttttttggataggAGGAGCAGAGGGTGATCGAGGCGCAGATCAGGATGCGGCAGAAGGAGCTACAGGACGATGCGGAGCGGATGAAGAACAAGCAGACTGCGACGTTGGGTGACATAGTAGCATCCGCACAAGTTGATTCTTGCAATACTGATGGTGCATCGACAGGAGGTGTGTACAACTGTAGATTTTACGTGTGTCATTCTGTTGTTTGATGTTGCTCAATTGCTGACCCTGTTTGCTCCGTTGATAGCCGCAAGCAGTCCGCAAGGCAGCGATGCTATCTCGTCTGAAGTGCAGCATTCGGAGTTGATATTGAGGAATTCTGAAGCCTTCAAACAGATGCGGTTTGTACTGATTAACTTACTTGTTCATTCTAGATGTACTAGTGCTTGTGGTGTGGTTACTGTTGCATTAATGCATTGAAGTATTGGGGATCATAAGTTCTGTGGGTAAAATAACTAATCCTATCTTGCCCCTACTGGGAAATACCCATTTGACAACTTATAATGTACTTTCTAGTAGTTCATAGTTGGTCGCGTATTGTCCCCTGCTGTCAGGCATGGGGTATGGCATTGGACAACCATGTCAAATGATTAGCTAGGCGTTGTCATGTTGATTCACATATCCCTGCTGTGGCTGTGTACCATGCTGTGATGCTGAATATATTAATTCAAGATTTTTGTTTGCCTTTTGTTTGTCTGTTA is part of the Sorghum bicolor cultivar BTx623 chromosome 10, Sorghum_bicolor_NCBIv3, whole genome shotgun sequence genome and harbors:
- the LOC8071338 gene encoding uncharacterized protein LOC8071338; this translates as MGNQVGGRRRRRPAVDERYTQPQGLYPHPDIDLRKLRRLILEAKLAPCHPGADDARADLDECPICFLFYPSLNRSKCCAKGICTECFLQMKSPTSCRPTQCPYCKTLNYAVEYRGVKTKEEKGIEQLEEQRVIEAQIRMRQKELQDDAERMKNKQTATLGDIVASAQVDSCNTDGASTGAASSPQGSDAISSEVQHSELILRNSEAFKQMRGNNFDVDLEEVMLMEAIWLSIQDQEALGNSGCVSTTPSSIPSRPFDGAMTTTPEAASSGGFAFAVAALAEQQHMHGESSSASACQTPRFDILSRSDRSSTEDLSVVGSSSSDSRVEEPSSSSTHRTIEGSEYSNSNGRWSEVAEAGTSIAEADVIVEAGVGNSSTSVGSNIGSSSVPDSFEEQMMLAMALSLVDARSRAGSPGLAWR